The Moritella sp. F3 genome contains a region encoding:
- a CDS encoding ATP-dependent zinc protease — protein MKNTTTIRTLKTSKVAIASALSLVFLNGCAMTQNKANTEIVSKQQTQIETILQQQQQILTTLQAQPDKFKEQDEAIGKLTEQLDGLGAQKPASKVVPVVIPTTQKVKSDIAGKVILGQEEWIWFDQLQTNFKSRVDTGATTSSLNATDIVKFERDGRDWVKFNLSHKDDNEVFPIEAPVVRTVKIRQTNATKALERYVVSIPVELGSIKTETEFTLADRSRMTFPILLGRTFLKDIAVVDVAKEYTQPKNKPASIKKQPTSAKKGTN, from the coding sequence ATGAAAAATACAACTACAATTCGCACATTAAAAACCTCAAAAGTCGCCATTGCTAGTGCTCTTAGCCTTGTATTTTTAAATGGCTGTGCCATGACACAAAATAAAGCGAATACAGAGATAGTCAGTAAACAGCAAACACAAATAGAAACAATTTTGCAGCAACAACAGCAAATATTAACAACGTTACAAGCACAACCAGATAAGTTCAAAGAACAAGATGAAGCCATTGGCAAACTAACTGAACAACTTGATGGATTAGGAGCGCAGAAACCAGCAAGTAAAGTGGTTCCAGTCGTCATACCAACAACACAAAAAGTAAAAAGTGACATCGCTGGTAAAGTTATTCTAGGGCAAGAGGAATGGATTTGGTTTGATCAATTACAGACTAATTTCAAATCACGTGTCGATACAGGCGCAACAACCTCATCATTAAATGCGACTGACATCGTTAAATTTGAACGTGATGGCCGTGATTGGGTTAAATTCAATTTATCCCACAAAGATGATAATGAAGTATTTCCGATTGAAGCACCCGTTGTCCGCACCGTTAAAATTCGTCAAACCAATGCCACTAAAGCATTGGAACGCTATGTTGTTAGTATACCCGTTGAGCTTGGTAGTATAAAAACAGAAACTGAATTTACACTAGCAGATCGTAGCCGCATGACGTTCCCAATTCTATTAGGCCGCACGTTCTTAAAAGACATTGCAGTTGTCGATGTGGCAAAAGAGTATACTCAACCGAAAAATAAACCCGCGTCTATTAAAAAACAACCCACTTCAGCTAAAAAAGGGACTAACTAA
- a CDS encoding inactive transglutaminase family protein yields MPSKIPFRIFVAILFLLGVGSIAQRHYTGEIPWLPGETYSTWMIEAKVEFTAQGDAVNASFATPSTQSNFTVLNQTAASPGYGLSFVDDRAQWTIRNAEGKQDLYYKVNVLTNDIPLDVINEQDVSIHKTTWLPPYDIAAEQIVSSAMEKSADAFSYSRELLKLLSADDLGQNAELMLQQNSKSDLFVALLNEANIPALLVKGLYLEDGRRQQQLQPFVLVFSEDDTRLIDVKLGKTADAKNLLLWEQNGEPTLDLIGGSNSRVSFSIIQQTQPVMQVLKEKADSTNLSNFSIYSLPLEEQALFKGILLIPLGVMIVVMMRILIGLRTSGTFMPVLIAMAFVQTSLATGLIGFTLIVGIGLVIRSYLSRLNLLLVSRISVVIITVIAIICLFSVLSYKIGLTEGLKITFFPMIILSWTIERMSILWEEEGPKEVFAQGGGSLFVAVLVYLTISNEVLRYWAFNFLGLQLIIMSIILMLGTYTGYRLLELRRFKDMQGD; encoded by the coding sequence ATGCCTTCTAAGATCCCATTTCGCATTTTCGTTGCGATACTTTTCCTACTTGGAGTTGGCAGCATTGCACAACGCCATTACACTGGTGAGATCCCTTGGTTACCAGGTGAAACTTACTCAACATGGATGATTGAAGCAAAAGTTGAATTTACCGCACAAGGCGATGCAGTTAATGCATCTTTTGCTACACCTTCAACACAAAGCAATTTTACTGTTTTAAATCAAACAGCCGCATCTCCAGGTTATGGATTATCGTTTGTTGATGATCGTGCACAATGGACAATTCGTAACGCCGAAGGTAAGCAAGACCTATACTACAAAGTAAATGTGCTAACCAACGATATCCCATTAGATGTCATTAATGAACAAGATGTGAGTATTCATAAAACGACTTGGTTACCGCCTTATGATATAGCGGCAGAACAAATTGTTAGCAGCGCTATGGAAAAAAGCGCCGATGCATTTTCATATAGCCGTGAACTTTTGAAATTACTTTCTGCGGATGATTTAGGCCAAAATGCTGAATTAATGCTGCAGCAGAACAGTAAATCAGATTTATTTGTGGCCTTATTAAATGAAGCCAATATCCCAGCTTTACTGGTTAAAGGTTTGTATCTTGAAGACGGTCGACGTCAGCAACAGCTACAACCTTTCGTATTAGTATTTAGCGAAGATGATACTCGCTTAATTGATGTGAAATTAGGTAAAACAGCAGATGCGAAAAACCTCCTGCTTTGGGAACAAAACGGCGAACCAACATTAGATCTTATTGGTGGCTCAAACTCGCGTGTGAGCTTCTCTATTATTCAGCAAACTCAGCCTGTGATGCAGGTATTAAAAGAAAAAGCTGATAGTACTAACCTCTCTAATTTCAGTATTTATAGCCTGCCACTTGAAGAACAAGCGTTATTCAAAGGCATTTTACTTATTCCACTCGGTGTGATGATCGTGGTGATGATGCGTATCCTTATTGGACTACGTACATCAGGTACTTTCATGCCGGTTCTAATCGCCATGGCTTTTGTACAAACAAGTTTAGCTACCGGTCTGATTGGCTTTACTCTGATTGTCGGTATCGGCTTAGTGATCCGTTCTTACCTGTCCCGATTAAACTTACTGCTTGTCTCGCGAATATCCGTGGTCATCATTACCGTGATAGCCATTATCTGCCTATTCTCGGTATTATCATACAAAATTGGCTTAACTGAAGGTCTGAAAATCACCTTCTTCCCAATGATTATCCTATCTTGGACTATCGAACGTATGTCAATTCTATGGGAAGAAGAGGGCCCGAAAGAAGTATTCGCTCAAGGTGGTGGTAGCTTATTTGTTGCCGTACTTGTCTACCTAACAATTAGCAATGAAGTACTCCGTTACTGGGCATTCAACTTCCTCGGTTTACAGCTTATCATTATGTCTATTATCTTAATGCTAGGTACTTATACCGGTTACCGTTTGCTTGAATTACGCCGCTTTAAAGACATGCAAGGTGACTAA
- a CDS encoding alpha-L-glutamate ligase-like protein: protein MMTFSFFKEFAQPRKLKQQGILGMNQRNNMYISRYNPRKLFPLVDNKLKTKQIAEDANVSTPELLGVIDNQHSVKSVDKLIAGLNGFVIKPAKGSGGKGILVITKVEGGRYYKPSGSECSIDDIERHCSNILAGLFSLGGGIDVAVVEALIVFDDSFEGYSFEGVPDVRVIVFKGIPMMAMMRLSTSMSDGKANLHQGAVGVGINITTGEALNAVQYDEMVSHHPDTQKELALLKVPHWEEVIRLAAQCYDISGLGYLGADVVLDRDHGPMLLELNARPGLAIQIANGMGLLPRLQQIEAANTESMNLDQRLAYCKQHFG, encoded by the coding sequence ATGATGACATTTTCATTTTTTAAAGAGTTTGCTCAACCACGGAAACTAAAGCAACAGGGTATCTTGGGAATGAACCAGCGTAATAATATGTATATATCACGCTACAACCCAAGAAAGCTGTTTCCATTAGTGGACAACAAACTAAAGACCAAGCAGATAGCTGAAGACGCTAATGTCAGCACGCCAGAGTTGCTTGGCGTTATTGATAACCAACATTCGGTTAAATCGGTTGATAAGCTTATTGCTGGGCTTAATGGCTTTGTGATCAAGCCTGCTAAAGGCTCTGGTGGTAAAGGTATTTTAGTCATAACCAAAGTCGAAGGCGGGCGTTATTACAAGCCTAGTGGCAGCGAATGCTCTATCGATGATATTGAACGTCATTGCTCGAATATCTTAGCGGGTTTATTCTCGCTCGGTGGTGGTATCGATGTCGCGGTTGTGGAAGCACTGATCGTCTTTGATGATAGCTTTGAAGGTTATAGCTTTGAAGGTGTGCCAGACGTACGCGTTATTGTATTCAAAGGCATTCCAATGATGGCCATGATGCGTTTATCAACCTCGATGTCTGATGGTAAGGCTAATTTACACCAAGGCGCTGTCGGTGTTGGTATCAACATCACTACAGGTGAAGCGTTAAACGCGGTTCAGTATGATGAAATGGTAAGTCATCACCCTGACACCCAAAAAGAATTAGCGCTGCTAAAAGTACCGCACTGGGAGGAAGTTATTCGGTTAGCTGCTCAGTGTTATGATATATCAGGCTTAGGCTATCTTGGTGCCGATGTGGTATTAGATCGTGATCATGGACCTATGCTGCTAGAGTTGAACGCCCGTCCAGGACTGGCGATTCAGATTGCAAATGGCATGGGATTACTACCAAGATTACAACAAATCGAAGCCGCTAATACCGAAAGCATGAATTTAGACCAACGACTTGCTTATTGTAAGCAACATTTCGGTTAA
- a CDS encoding DUF406 family protein, whose amino-acid sequence MSNNNNTDIKDCCGAFAEIGSIIQPDDTELSFPISFDSQVAADEKRSELEAYVNEQFDEEVTIDFTAQGENAYLVTLQFTCTAEKMIFEMNLRHLMA is encoded by the coding sequence ATGTCGAATAATAACAATACTGATATTAAAGATTGCTGTGGTGCATTTGCTGAAATCGGCAGTATTATCCAACCTGATGATACTGAGCTATCTTTCCCTATTTCCTTTGATTCACAAGTTGCTGCAGATGAAAAACGCAGTGAACTTGAAGCATATGTGAATGAGCAATTTGATGAAGAAGTCACGATTGATTTTACTGCACAGGGTGAAAATGCTTACCTAGTGACGTTACAATTTACATGTACTGCTGAAAAAATGATTTTTGAAATGAACTTACGCCATTTAATGGCTTAG
- a CDS encoding ferritin — MPKLSKVMATALNQQMTKEFTASHLYRSMASFCYASDFIGAGDFFYKHAAEEQVHAQLLFRYMIDRGIQPLMEAIPAAESEFSDLLDVFNQALAHEVMITESISEILGLAHELRDFQSVAHLNTLMEEQTEEEALFNGIVSQIRRVGVDNGYGLFIMDQELKAMSKAPAPAPITI, encoded by the coding sequence ATGCCAAAATTATCTAAGGTTATGGCGACAGCGCTTAACCAACAAATGACAAAAGAATTTACTGCATCTCATCTTTACCGCAGCATGGCGTCTTTTTGCTATGCATCTGATTTTATTGGCGCAGGTGATTTCTTTTATAAACATGCTGCTGAAGAGCAAGTTCACGCTCAGTTATTATTCCGTTATATGATCGACCGTGGCATCCAGCCATTAATGGAAGCGATTCCTGCGGCTGAGTCTGAGTTTTCGGACTTACTTGACGTGTTTAACCAGGCGTTAGCGCACGAAGTAATGATCACTGAATCGATTTCTGAAATCCTTGGTCTTGCTCATGAACTAAGAGATTTCCAATCAGTTGCTCACCTAAATACATTAATGGAAGAGCAAACTGAAGAAGAAGCCTTGTTTAATGGTATCGTTAGCCAAATCCGCCGTGTTGGTGTTGATAATGGTTACGGTCTATTCATCATGGATCAAGAATTAAAAGCAATGAGCAAAGCGCCAGCGCCAGCACCTATCACGATTTAA